Proteins encoded within one genomic window of Gambusia affinis linkage group LG23, SWU_Gaff_1.0, whole genome shotgun sequence:
- the nopchap1 gene encoding uncharacterized protein C12orf45 homolog: MSGNSSQALATCVAHAELNSPSNMDLNTKKNISQSLLSCGNGGGLSQKLLLKPGEGRSLQTERVPRSSVLERLQSFLPRMAEANEKLKQQLEEAPEGHFDIQNVDEAERVIEMDVAVVELNESGSESEEEETSESESEEDVAEITERNLKLPGDRGNKKASIQVLEQGGE; encoded by the exons ATGTCCGGAAATAGTAGCCAGGCGTTAGCTACATGTGTTGCACATGCCGAGTTAAACTCTCCTTCCAACATGGACCTAAACacgaagaaaaatatttctcagtCTTTACTGTCCTGTGGAAACGGTGGag GCCTCAGTCAGAAGCTCCTCCTGAAGCCCGGAGAGGGCCGATCCCTGCAGACGGAGCGGGTGCCCAGGAGCAGCG TTCTGGAGCGCCTGCAGAGCTTCCTGCCTCGGATGGCTGAGGCCAACGAGaagctgaagcagcagctggaggaggctCCTGAAGGACACTTTGACATCCAGAACGTGGACGAGGCAGAACGGGTCATAGAGATG GATGTAGCTGTGGTGGAGCTGAACGAGTCGGGCAGCGAATCAGAAGAGGAGGAGACGTCTGAGTCGGAGTCTGAGGAAGACGTCGCTGAGATCACAGAGAGGAACCTCAAGCTGCCCGGAGACAGAGGGAACAAAAAGGCCAGCATCCAGGTCCTGGAGCAGGGAGGCGAGTAG